One window of Enterobacter sp. RHBSTW-00175 genomic DNA carries:
- the gmhB gene encoding D-glycero-beta-D-manno-heptose 1,7-bisphosphate 7-phosphatase, which yields MAKSVPAIFLDRDGTINVDHGYVHEIDAFEFIEGVIDAMRQLKEMGYALVVVTNQSGIARGKFTEAQFETLTEWMDWSLADRGVDLDGIYYCPHHPQGTVEEYRQTCDCRKPHPGMFISAQEFLHIDMAASYMVGDKLEDMQAATAAGVGTKILVRTGKPVTPEAENAADWVINSLAELPKEIKKHQK from the coding sequence GTGGCAAAATCAGTACCCGCAATTTTTCTCGATCGTGATGGCACCATTAATGTGGATCACGGTTATGTCCATGAGATTGACGCGTTCGAGTTTATCGAAGGCGTAATAGATGCAATGCGCCAGTTAAAAGAGATGGGCTATGCGCTGGTGGTTGTCACCAACCAGTCTGGTATTGCTCGCGGTAAATTCACCGAGGCGCAGTTTGAAACGCTAACGGAATGGATGGACTGGTCGTTAGCCGATCGTGGTGTCGATCTCGACGGTATCTATTATTGCCCGCACCACCCACAGGGAACAGTAGAAGAGTATCGTCAGACCTGCGACTGTCGTAAGCCGCATCCGGGTATGTTTATCTCTGCGCAGGAATTTCTGCACATTGATATGGCTGCTTCTTATATGGTGGGCGATAAACTGGAAGATATGCAGGCCGCAACCGCAGCCGGCGTAGGCACCAAAATATTAGTTCGCACCGGCAAGCCAGTGACGCCAGAAGCAGAGAATGCAGCGGATTGGGTGATTAATAGC